The sequence GTCGTCCATCTTCATCAGTGCGACCGGACGGGCCTCGATGACGCAACCGGGGAACGTCTGGTCTTCCACGAGGACCAGCACGTCGAAGGGGTCCTCGTCGTCGTAGTAGGATTGGGGGATGAAGCCGTAGTCGCTCGGGTAGTGGACGTTGCTGTGGAGGACGCGGTCGAGGACGACGCCGGGGATGTCCTTGTCGTACTCGTACTTGTTTCGCTCGCCTTTGAGACACTCCACGACCGCGTAGATCTCCTCGGGCGGGTTCGGTCCGGTCTCCAAGTCTTCCCAGAGATTAGCCATGTTGCAGTCCGGAAATCCGTCCGAAGTCCGGAAAATCCTTTCGGCATCGGGCCACCGGAATCCCCGGAAAGAAGAGGAAAATTCTGTGACAACTACCGGCAATTTTCGGAGGCTACTTCAATTTACGTAACAACTGGTGGTACAACTGCTGGATACGTCGTGGAAACTCCGACCAAGTGAGGAAGGATTAAATACCATCGTGACAAATCGCAGGGTGTCAGAGTCTATGTCAGAGGCACAGACACTCACAGAGACGAGTACAGCACGCAACCTTACCGCCTTCCAGAAGAATATCCTGACCATCCTCTCCGAGGAGCCGATGTACGGACTCGCTATCAAGCGCGAGTTGGAAGACTACTACGGTGAGGAAGTCAACCACGGCCGCCTATACCCCAACCTCGACACGCTGGTCGAGAAGGGCTACGTGGAGAAGAGCGAACTCGACAAGCGGACCAACCAGTACGAGCTGACCGACGAGGGCCTCGCGGTCGTCGTCGACCTGCTCGAGTGGACGCTCTCGAAGTTCGTCACCGACGACGAGCGCGGCGACCAGATTCGGGACCTCGTCGCGGACAACGAGTAGCGACCCCGTCCCCCGAGGGACTACTCGTCGGCGACCTCGAAGACGAGGTCGATGGATTTCTCGACCGACGCGCGCTGTTTTTCGCTCGGCCACGCGTTCCGCGGGAAGTACTCCGAGACGAACTCCTCGACCTCTCCGGCAGTCGCCGACTCGACCGGCCGCGCGTAGTGGTTGCCCATGAAATCGGCGAACGCCGCGGCGTTGTCGCCGTGAACGTCGCCGTGGGCCTCCCGGACGCGCGCGGCGACCTCGCGGTTGTGTTGCTCGACGGACTCCCACTCGTCGGGGTCGCCCGGCCCGGACAGCGCCACCTCGACCGCACGGCCGGTGTCTTCGATGCGCTCTGTCCGAATCACGCCGTCTTCGACCCACTCGTCGGGGTGCAGAACGAGCGTCGCGCCGGTGTCCTCGTCGCGGACGCGCGCCCGAAACTCGTGGTCGTCGAGGAGTTCGCTTCGCTCCTCGCGGTAGGCCTCGGCCTCGGCGTCGTCCACCGCGTCGCGCGCGAGATGCGTCAAGCGTTCGGCGCGCTCGATAGTCTCTCGGGGCAGTTCGTCCGCGGCCGATTCGTCGTCTGCGGTCGATTCGCCGCCCGCGGCCGGTTCGCCGTCGTTCTCGGTGTCGTCAGAAGGGTGAGTCTCAGGCATCGTCGAGGGCCTCGTTGGCCAGTTTGTCGGCGCGCTCGTTTATCTCTCTCGGGACGTGGCTCAACTCCCAGTCGTCGAACGCGGTCAGTAGTTCCCTGACCGTCACGCGTCGCTCGCGCAACTCGGGGTCGTTGGTGTTCCACGCGCCCGTGACCTGCTTGACTATGAGTTCCGAGTCGCCTTTCACCTCGACGGTGTCGAAGCCGTAGTCGCGGGCCGCTTCGAGGACCGCAATTAGCGCCTCGTACTCGGCTTGGTTGTTCGTCGCGCGGCCGATTGTCTCGCTCCCCTCGGCGACGATGCCGTCGCTGGTGACGACGACCCATCCCACGGACGCGGGTCCCGGATTCCCCCTGCTCGCGCCGTCGAAGTAGAGGTAGGCGTGGCCGCCCTCCTCGCGCAGAATCGCTTCGATGTCCTGCGGATTCGCGCCCTGCACGACGACCTTCCCCTCGTAGGCGACCGCGTTGGCGTCGCCGTGCGCCGCGCGCCACTCCTCGTGGTCGGAGTTGCCCGCCGACATCTTCACACCTGCTTCGACCAGTTTCTCGCGAGCGGCGTCCACGTCGCACTCGATGACGGGCATGCTCGTTGGTCCACGATTCCCGCATAAACGCTTTCCGATGGCGATTCGTCGGGTCGGTCTCATCCATCGGCCGGATTCGGAACGAAGGGCGCGCGTGACCGATTCTGACCCCTGAGAAACGAGCCATTACCGGGCGAGGATTTAAGTGTATCGACACTACTACTATAAAAGTGCGATGACACGGTCCACTCGCCAGCGGGAGCGCCAAGCCGAGGCGGAGCAAACGGAGGACGAGTCAGAGGGTGTACGGGAATGTCCCGAATGTAGCTCTGATAACCTCGTGAAGAGTTCCGACAGGGCGGAACTCGTGTGTGACGACTGCGGCCTCGTCGTCGAGGAGGAGCAGATCGACCCCGGTCCTGAGTGGCGCGCGTTCAACCATCAGGAACGCCAAGAGAAATCGCGCGTCGGTGCCCCGACCACCCAGACGATGCACGACAAGGGCCTGACGACGACTATCGACTGGAAGGACAAGGACGCCTACGGCCGGTCGATCTCCTCGAAGAAACGTAGCCAGATGCACCGCCTGCGCAAGTGGCAGGAGCGCATCCGCACGAAGGACGCGGGTGAGCGCAACCTACAGTTCGCACTCTCGGAAATCGACCGCATGGCCTCGGCGCTCGGCGTCCCGCGGTCGGTCCGGGAGGTGGCGAGCGTGATCTATCGACGCGCGCTGAAGGAGGACCTCATCCGGGGGCGTTCCATCGAGGGCGTCGCCACCTCCGCGCTCTACGCCGCCTGTCGAAAGGAGGGCATCCCGCGAAGCCTCGAAGAAATCTCGGAAGTATCGCGCGTCGAACGAAAGGAGATCGGTCGAACCTACCGCTACATCTCCCAAGAACTCGGCTTGGAGATGAAACCGGTGGACCCGAAGAAGTACGTCCCGCGGTTCTGTTCTGAACTCGAACTCAGCGAGGAGGTCCAGACCAAGGCCAACGAAATCATCGAGACGACGGCCGAGGAGGGCCTCCTCTCGGGTAAGTCGCCCACGGGCTACGCCGCCGCGGCCATCTACGCCGCCTCGCTGCTCTGCAACGAGAAGAAGACCCAGCGCGAAGTGGCCGACGTGGCACAGGTGACTGAAGTCACCATCCGCAACCGGTATCAGGAACAGATCGAGGCGATGGGTATCCACAGCTAACGTCTCGGCGTTTGACCGACTCCTCGTGGTTTCGGCGACTGGTGGTGTGCGCTACCAACCGCCTCGACGTTTTCTTCGATAATATTTCTGAATGGTAACAGTAGCTGTAGAGTGTTTAGGAGTGGTTGTAGTCTTAGAAGTGGTTGTAGTCTTAGAAGTGGTTGTAGTCGGGTTAGTTGAAGAAGCGAGCTACGGTCGAAATCGAGCAGAACCGCGACCGTACCCCGCGACCGCGCGGCCCCGCGACCGCACGGCACCGCAACCGCACTACAGACCGCGCCCCGAACCTCCCCGCGTGCGTCCGCGCTCGCGCAGAACTGCGCAAGCGCGAACGCGGCGCATCCTGTCGGACGGTCCACCGGGCGCCCGCTCCCCGGAGATTAAAATACGGGAACGTGACCAACTCCGGCCATGACCTGAGAGTCGCCGCGGGGCGGCCGAGCGAAATCGGCGGTGCGACCGCTCCGCGCCGGACAGCACCACCTGTAAGCCACAGCGCCAGACGACGGTCTGCCGTCGAGCGAGTAAGGTTCAAAGCGTTCGGGTTCCAAGGAGCGACGAATGCGTCTCGACGAGTACATCGAGGGACTCGCCCCGGACGAGGCCGACCGCAAGCGCCGACTCGCCGAGGAGAAGTCCTACGAGATTCTCGACTACGTGGAACAGGTCGAGGACCGCTTCTCCGAGGTGACGCAGGGCGACTCGCTGTTCGGAAGTACCTCGCCCTCGGTGTTCGTCGGCCGGTCGAACTACCCCAACGTCTCGACCGGCATCCTCTCGCCGGTCGGCGAGGAGGAACGCGCGGCCGACTTCGCCACGAGTAGCCAATGGTACGAGCAGGGTCTCGACATCGACAACGTCCTCCAGTATCGGACCGGCCTGCTGAACTCCAACCACGCCGCGGACGTGAACCAAGTGGACGACGTGTGGGACGGGTTCGTCGGCACCCAACGCGAGGTCGCCATCGCCGACCGACCGGTAGACGTGGAGATCGGTCTCTCGAACTCGCTGGAACTGGACTTGGACGTGGACGACGTGACCACGCCGACCGGCCCCTCGGCGCGCGCCACGTCCGCCGACCTCGCGGAGAACCCCCACGTCCCGCGACCGGTGAAGAAGACGCTCGAAGACGACGACTGGCAGGCGCAGGGCGCGATGACGTACCTCTACTGCAGGGGCTTCGATGTCTACGACATCAACGACATCCTCTCGGCGGGCGCGCTCGGCCGCGGCCAGAACCGGCGACTCGTCCCGACACGGTGGTCCATCACCGCGGTCGACGACACCATCGGCCAGTATCTCCGAGGTCAGATTCGGGACCGGCAGAGCATCGACCGGACGCAGGTCTGGGTCAACGAGTACATGGGTAACCGCTACTGGGCGATTCTGACGCCCGGCCAGTGGGAGTACGAACTCGTGGAGATGAAGACGCCCGGCAGCATCTGGAACCAAGACCCGACCGGCGAGACGTGGATGGGGAGCGCCCACGAGGGGTACGAGGGCCGAACCGGCTACGTGGAGGAAACCGCCGGGGCGTACTACGCCTCCCGGCTCGCGGTCCTCGAACATCTCGAATCCATCGGGCGACAGGCCAAGTGTCTCGTCCTCCGGGAAGTCTCGGACGACTACTGGGCACCGGTCGGCGTCTGGCAGATTCGCGAGAGCGTCCGCAACGCCTTCGAGGGCGAGTTCGGCGAGGCCGAGACGTTCCACGGCGCGGTCCGAGAAATCGCGCCCCAGCTTCCGGTCTCGCTCGCGGCCCTCCGGCGCAAGTCCCACATGCTCTCGGGGTTGCAGGCGAACCTCGCTGACTTCTCCTGACCCGCGAGCGAAGATTTATGCCGTCGGTCGAACAACTCTTCGGCCATGTTGCCCCTCCAAGTCGGCTTTCCCGGCGGGATGGAGATTATCGTCATCTTCATCATCGCGATTTTGCTGTTCGGCGTCCCGATACTCCTCGTCGCGGGAGGACTCTATCTCTATCGCCAGTCACAATCGGACCGACCTGCGACCGAGGAGATAGCGTCGCTCCGGCACGAGGTCGAACGACTCCGCGAGGAGATAGACCAGTTGGACGACGACAAGAAGTAGGCCGGACGCCCACTCGTAGTTAGGCGGTGTCGAGATTCGCCCACGCTTCGTCTACGAACTCGCCGGTGTCGGAGACGATATCCTCCCACTCGTCGTCGTCGGGAGCCATCCCGGCGAGTCGCGCGACCTTCATGATGCTGACGTGGTAGACGGTCTGGCGACCGGGGTCTTCCTGCCAGACCACGACGTTACACGGGAACAGCGCGCCGATTCGGTTGTCGCTGGCGTCGAGCGCCCGGTCGGCCATGTTCGGGTTGCACGCGCCCAGCACGTAGTAGTGGTCGCGGTCCGCACCGATTTTCTCGTTCAACATGTCGGAGGCCGAGAACTCGGTGGCGACGCCGAATCCGGCGTCCGTGAACGCCTCGCGGACGTGTTCGACCGCCTCGTCGTGGTCCATTTCGAGCGTCGCGCGCTTCTCGCCGATGTCCTCGCCGTCGAGTGCCGTGGGGTCGATTGGAAGAGTCATGCAAGACTCTCTTGGTCGCCGAGCGTGAAAAGTGCGACCATCGCGGCTATCGACGATCGAGAGACGAGCGCGTCGGGACGCCGAGTCAGAGCGGAATCGGGAGCCACCGGAGCCACCGAACGACGCGCTCGGGAGCTAACAGCGGCGGATGGAGGACGAGCCAGTCCAGCAGGCCCAGCCCGAGGCCGTGGGCGACGACCGACGGGAGGATGGAGTTGCTCTTGTAATCGACCGCGCCGAACAGCACGTCGGTCGGTCCCGACAGCGCGAGTTCGATGGGCGGCTTGTAGAGGTGGTGAAACGCGTACACCACCGGACTGATGAAGACGCTCTTGAAGCCAATCTCCCGCACGCCGACACAGAGCAGGCCCCGGTAGTACGTCTCGGCGGCCAGCGCGACGAGAAACTGCATCGCCGCGTGGGGGAGGAACTGCGCGAGCGCGGGACTCGTCTCCCACATCGGGTAGTAGGCCCGAATCGTCGGGAGCGACGACCCGACGACGTAGAACGGGAGGACGAACAGCGAGAGCAGGACAGTGTTGCGAATCACGGTGCGGTCCACGCGATACCCGAGGTGACGGCCGTGTCGGACCGCCAGCCCGAGCGGGGCGAGAATGTAGACGACGGTGTCCCGGACGAGTCGCTCGTGCAGTCCGCCCACGTCCCAACTCATCCAGACGACGGTCAGCACTGCACCGGCCGCCAGCGCGCGCTGGACCCAACTCAGCCGGGCGACGCCCCGGCGGACCGACCGAGCGACCGACACGCTACTCGCTCGCGGTCGGGACCGGGCCCGTCCCGGTCTCGGCGCGGATTACTTCGAGGAACTCTTG is a genomic window of Halorussus salinus containing:
- a CDS encoding DUF7108 family protein translates to MPETHPSDDTENDGEPAAGGESTADDESAADELPRETIERAERLTHLARDAVDDAEAEAYREERSELLDDHEFRARVRDEDTGATLVLHPDEWVEDGVIRTERIEDTGRAVEVALSGPGDPDEWESVEQHNREVAARVREAHGDVHGDNAAAFADFMGNHYARPVESATAGEVEEFVSEYFPRNAWPSEKQRASVEKSIDLVFEVADE
- a CDS encoding PadR family transcriptional regulator — encoded protein: MSEAQTLTETSTARNLTAFQKNILTILSEEPMYGLAIKRELEDYYGEEVNHGRLYPNLDTLVEKGYVEKSELDKRTNQYELTDEGLAVVVDLLEWTLSKFVTDDERGDQIRDLVADNE
- the rnhA gene encoding ribonuclease HI, whose protein sequence is MPVIECDVDAAREKLVEAGVKMSAGNSDHEEWRAAHGDANAVAYEGKVVVQGANPQDIEAILREEGGHAYLYFDGASRGNPGPASVGWVVVTSDGIVAEGSETIGRATNNQAEYEALIAVLEAARDYGFDTVEVKGDSELIVKQVTGAWNTNDPELRERRVTVRELLTAFDDWELSHVPREINERADKLANEALDDA
- a CDS encoding DUF302 domain-containing protein; the encoded protein is MTLPIDPTALDGEDIGEKRATLEMDHDEAVEHVREAFTDAGFGVATEFSASDMLNEKIGADRDHYYVLGACNPNMADRALDASDNRIGALFPCNVVVWQEDPGRQTVYHVSIMKVARLAGMAPDDDEWEDIVSDTGEFVDEAWANLDTA
- the nreA gene encoding DNA repair protein NreA, whose protein sequence is MRLDEYIEGLAPDEADRKRRLAEEKSYEILDYVEQVEDRFSEVTQGDSLFGSTSPSVFVGRSNYPNVSTGILSPVGEEERAADFATSSQWYEQGLDIDNVLQYRTGLLNSNHAADVNQVDDVWDGFVGTQREVAIADRPVDVEIGLSNSLELDLDVDDVTTPTGPSARATSADLAENPHVPRPVKKTLEDDDWQAQGAMTYLYCRGFDVYDINDILSAGALGRGQNRRLVPTRWSITAVDDTIGQYLRGQIRDRQSIDRTQVWVNEYMGNRYWAILTPGQWEYELVEMKTPGSIWNQDPTGETWMGSAHEGYEGRTGYVEETAGAYYASRLAVLEHLESIGRQAKCLVLREVSDDYWAPVGVWQIRESVRNAFEGEFGEAETFHGAVREIAPQLPVSLAALRRKSHMLSGLQANLADFS
- a CDS encoding transcription initiation factor IIB, with the protein product MTRSTRQRERQAEAEQTEDESEGVRECPECSSDNLVKSSDRAELVCDDCGLVVEEEQIDPGPEWRAFNHQERQEKSRVGAPTTQTMHDKGLTTTIDWKDKDAYGRSISSKKRSQMHRLRKWQERIRTKDAGERNLQFALSEIDRMASALGVPRSVREVASVIYRRALKEDLIRGRSIEGVATSALYAACRKEGIPRSLEEISEVSRVERKEIGRTYRYISQELGLEMKPVDPKKYVPRFCSELELSEEVQTKANEIIETTAEEGLLSGKSPTGYAAAAIYAASLLCNEKKTQREVADVAQVTEVTIRNRYQEQIEAMGIHS
- a CDS encoding inorganic diphosphatase — protein: MANLWEDLETGPNPPEEIYAVVECLKGERNKYEYDKDIPGVVLDRVLHSNVHYPSDYGFIPQSYYDDEDPFDVLVLVEDQTFPGCVIEARPVALMKMDDDGEQDDKVIAVPSEDPRYDNVQDVDDLTDQQKDEISEFFETYKNLEAGKETETLGWEDKESAKDAIEHAMDLYEEHFA
- a CDS encoding CPBP family intramembrane glutamic endopeptidase gives rise to the protein MSWDVGGLHERLVRDTVVYILAPLGLAVRHGRHLGYRVDRTVIRNTVLLSLFVLPFYVVGSSLPTIRAYYPMWETSPALAQFLPHAAMQFLVALAAETYYRGLLCVGVREIGFKSVFISPVVYAFHHLYKPPIELALSGPTDVLFGAVDYKSNSILPSVVAHGLGLGLLDWLVLHPPLLAPERVVRWLRWLPIPL